TATGGAATCGGAAATTTGCTGGGGAGTCTGTACATGACCGGGACGAATTCTACTCGCTATTTGTTTCTCATTTTAATCGGATGGTCTTTTCAGGCATGCGGGTCCTTTTTACTTATGATGGGAGGGAGTGCTTCCTGGACTGCTTTCCTCGGAGCTGCCGTCTCAGGAATAGGGGGACCGCTCATCGGCATTCCTACCGTGACGGCGATTCAAATGAAAGCATCCAGCAACAGTACAGGCAAGATATTCGCAATCAATTTGCTTGTGCTCACCTTCTTTTCGACGTTGTCCAGCAGCCTCGGTGCACTGTGGATGGGCAAATGGCCCGTCGAGCAGCTTTTCCTCGTCAGTGGACTATTCCTCGCTGCCATGAGCTTCGCAGGCTTCCTGATTGAAAAACGAAAAGCAACGGAACATCACCAATCCTCATCTGTATAAGTAGCTTTTTTCATACCAAAAAATCCGGTTTTTCCTCCTTCAAGGAATCACCGGATTTTTGTTTTACTGCATTTCAACTGGCTGTTGTTGTGTCACACAATGAATCATCCCACCATGTTTATAAAGCTCTCTGACATCAATGCCAATCACTTTACGATCAGGGTATAGCTTTTGGATGATCTCGTTTGCGATTTTGTCATTCGGATCATGATAATTCGGCACTAGGACAACGGTATTCCCAATATAGAAATTCACATAGGAGCCTTTGTATCCCAAGTCCTTTCCATTCTCTAAAATGACATTGTGCTTACTGATTGGTAAATTCACGTACTTATACGGCTTGCCCAAGGCATTCTTCGCCTTCAGCAAAGTTTGGATATCCTTATTCGGGACACCCCATTCCTCTAGATCCTCTTCCTTCATCGTAATAATTGTTGATTGATCATAAAATTTGGCAAAGCCGTCAATATGAAAATCTGTAATATCCAAGCCTGGTACACCATCTAGCCAAATAAAATTCGTCGCCCCAAGATTTTCTTTCATATACTTCTCAACATCTGCTTCTGAAAATTTGGGATTTCTATTTTTATTCGTGACAGCACTGCGTGTCGATAAAAAAGTACCATTCCCGTCCAGTTCAAACGCTCCACCTTCAAGTACAAGCGCATTCAAATCAATTCGTTCGATTCCTGATTGCTTGCTTAGCTTGCTTGAAAGTAATGCATCTTTATTATACGGTGTTTTCTTTCCCCATCCATTAAATCCCCAGTCCATCATTTTCAAGTTCTTATCCTTGTCGTATACAAAGATCGGTGCAGTGTCTCTTGACCATACATCGTCCGTAGGAGCAATATAGAAGTCGATTTTATCCATATGGATACCTTCATCGTACAGAAGATCATAAATATAGTCCTTTTCGTATTTATCATAAGCGACAATATGGACATTTTCCCCTTCACTTAAGGCAGCTGTCATCTCGATCCAAATGGACTCAACCTCTTCTTGATAACCTTTCCCATAGGTAAAGTTATGCGGCCATACTAACCACGTACCTTCATGTTTGCTTTTTTCATCCGGCATGGTGTATTTACCTACGTATTGTTTTTTCATATTTTGACTCTCCTCTGCCTTACTTGGCATACAACCCATTAAGATCCCAGCTGTTAAGACAACCCCTGAGCACAGTACCATTATCTTCTTCATTTCATAATCTCCTTATGTTCTGGTAGCGTTCCCGCAGAAGTAGAATAAGCCTTGACATAGTGTCAAGGTCAAGCAATTATTGTCTAGCTTTTTTCATGATAGGAACACTAATCTGTGTCACATACTCTTCCATAGGGCAATCACATTCTGTGCCTTTCAAGTAGGTTTCGTAAGGCAGACCATCCAGACGGTAGCCGTTGTTATCTGCCCACTCTTCAAGCGCCATATGCGCGTATCCGATATCGTCATAACTTCCGAAATGCAAAGTAGTAGCAACAAACTGCTCGGGGAGCTGTTTGATTTGCCATTCGATTGATGTATCGCAGCCGTCCTCATGAATGATCGGGATCATCAACTCAATATTACTGTTTTCAGGGTTGAATTCTTCATCTAAAAACAAGACAGACGGAGCACCAAGTAACTGAATATGATTTTCTTCCGCCTTCTCGTATAGAGAATCAATGTACTTGTCCATGTCCGCAATATGAATTTGCAAGCTTTGACTGATGATACTTACTTCATTTCTCATTCCGAGCAATATATCGTACATTCTTCTCTTTCCTCGAATGATATCTTCCTTTTTTTCAATCATCTCCTGCATTTCTGCAATGATTTGTCTATAACGATTCACCTCATTGGACAATTCATTTATTTTCGAGTGGATGAATTCGATAAAAAATTTCCTGTCTGATGTCTGAAGAATCGTCTTAATCTCCGGCAGAGAAAATCTATATTCTTTCAGCTTATTAATGAGTAATGCGGTTTCTAATTGACTTTTTTCATAGTATCTGTACCCATTCGTTTCATCGACATGCAAGGGCTTCAAAAGTTCTTCCTTGTCATAGTGTCGCAACATGCGCGGACTCATTTTACAAAGCTGAGAAAATCTGCTAATTGTGTACATATGTCTCCTTTCGTTTGTGTAAGGTAAATGATTCGATCGTATATCCGCTTCATCAGAAGCTATTGTATCATTCCGTATCGAAGCGCTGCTGATGCATGCACTCGATATTTTCTCGTTATTTTAAACGATCATCGTCGCAGAATACGAAGGGAACGTGATCGGATATTGCAAAAGGTGTCGGCACTACCTTGATGAGTGTAATTCTGGAGTGTGCCAGACAGCTCGAATACCACACGATCGTGAGCGGAATCGTAGGCGGAAATGACGCCAGCGTGGAAGCTGCACGAGAAGTTCGATTTTATATTGGCAGGGAAGTTTCAAGAGGTGGGATTTAAATTCCGAGAGTGGCACGACGTTCATTTTTATCAATGGATGGTCAAATAACAGTATGCGAAAAGCCGACACCCCTTTTCACAAGGAAGTGTCGGCTTATTTGTTGTGTTAGAAGCGAATACCTAAAAGTGGCACATCTTAAGCCAGGGTCTAATCCCTTAGCCCTTATGATATTAGTGTAACCGACGGATGATTATAAGTCTATATCTTTTTGAAAATTTGCACTAAAGTAGGTGTACCTGGCCAGGGAATCAAAAACAGGAGGTAAACCTGCTGTGCAATGGCTGTCATGGGATCTGAACCTGAAGACCAGATTGATCGGCGAGACGCTTTTCAACCTATTGTTTTGGATGTACTTTCCCTTTCTTACCCTCCACTTTAGTGATACCTTTGGCAAAAATGTTGCCGGGTTACTCATGACAGTGCCACCGATTATGAGTATGGTCGGCAATCTTTTTGGCGGCTATTTGGCTGATCGATTTGGTCGTCGATATGTCATGCTGTCAGGAGCGTTTTTGCAGGCAGGCATGTTTGTGCTGTTTGCCTTCTCCCTCTCTTCTTGGATCGATTATCTTGCGTTTATTGGAATCGGGCTTGGCAAAGCGGTATACAGCCCGGCGAGTTCTGCGATGGTTGCTGATCTGACCTCCGAAAAAGACAGACGCAGAATCTTCGCTACCTTCGTTACAGCCATGAACATTGGCGCCGTATTGGGACCCGCTCTGGGGGCCATCTTTTTCTTTCAATACCGCAGTGGGCTGCTGTGGACGTGTGCGCTTGTCACTCTTTTGTATTCGATTGCAATCTGGAGCAATGTGAGAGAGACACTGCCACAGTCCGTAAAAAGCTCTGTCGCCTCCATCCATTTCCCTTCCGTTATAAAGGAGCAATGGCAGAGCTACACCGTCATTCTACGCGACAAAGCCTTCGCCATCTATATTTTCGCAGGCATGCTGATAACGATCGCAATCGTGCAGCTCGATTTATTTTTGGCGGTCTATGTAAAAGAGTTCGTCCCAGCGCAGACGCTGCTTTCGTGGAATGTCTGGTCGCTCTCGCTTAGCAATACGGAGATTTTCGGATGGATGCTGGGAATAAGCGGCCTTCTGTTTGTTCTGTGCGCCCTACCTGTTACCAAATGGTTTGAGAGCTGGAGCGACCGGAATGTCTTCCTCTTGTCCTCTTTGCTATTTGGTATGGGCATGTTTTTGGTGGGATTCACGACGAATGCCTGGTTGTTGTTCGGTTGCGTGGTCGTCTTTACAGTAGGGGAAGTGATGCGAACTCCGGTCGAGCAGAGCTTCGTTAGCAAATACGCACCAGAACATGCACGCGGACAGTACATGGGTGCCGCTAACCTGCAGTACTCGCTCGGCCGCTTCCTCGCTCCCGTAACCGTCATTCTTTCCGAGTGGATCATGCCTATTGGTGTTTTCACGTTCATCTTGCTATGCTCTCTGTTGAGTGCCGTTCTTTACATGAAGCTATTCCAAATCGTGCAGAAACGCGAGTCAGTTCATTACGGATAAGCTATAGCTGAAAACAAAAAGTGGTTGAGCAGCGATACCCTCCTGCCAACCACTATTTTCGTTCAAGATTATAATTTTTTCGGAGCTTCTAATTTCACGGGGTCAACCATTACTTTTATTTGTGCTGGCGTTCCTTCGATCGTTACTTTCACACCGGAAACAACCAGTTCTTTTGGCGTTTTTGCAACGTTGGTAACTGCAATGAACTGCTCCAACTCCGGAGTCCAGGTAAGTCCAGTAGCTTGGATCATCGCCTTCACTGTATGAACGTCTGGGACCCCTTCATACATGATCCCATCGATTGTTTTTTGATCACTGCTCAGCATAACGCTTACCCATATCGCTTTTTCGTTTGCCGAATTTTCTTTTTTTGGATAATAAAAGCGGTAGTAATTCGTTTGCTTGTCTAGCTCCAGCTGAAAAGGAAGGGTATGTATTCCTTTCACAGCTAAATCTTCTTTGATTTTGTTGTAATGACTCAGGTAGGTGTCTGTTGTCATCTCTTTAAACGAGGTAGCAGAATGAGAGATGTTGTTATCAATTGCAGTCGTCTGGTTAGACATTCCGAGTATGGCAAGACCAGCGGCTACGACTATGGCTACTACTGCGATGGAAGCTACAAACTTTTTCAAGATACATCCCCTTCTGGTGAAGCCGCATTGATTTCCTTCGCTCCTGTCATCTCCAACAAGGCCTCATAAGTGACTGGCAAAAGTGATTCCGCAATGCCAGCAGCCGTATAAACGACCGAGAAACGCTTCAAGGAGCGATCCACATAGACAGGCACTTCCTCCTGCAAAGCAAACGGACAAACTGCTCCGACACGGAAGCCTGTCATTTTTTCTACCTCTTCCGGCGTTGCCATCTTTGGCTTTCCTTGTCCAAATGCTGCCTTCACTTGCTTGGGATGGACACGTACATCGCCTGCTGCAACAAACAAGGCGAACTGCTCATCCACCCGAAACAAGATCGACTTTGCGATTTGGCCGATCTCGACACCTAATGCCTGTGCAGCGACCTCGGACGTAGGCAACGGCTGTTCAAACAAAATCGGCTCGATGCTCGAATCATAGCGTTGTACGTAGCTGCGAACCTTTTCCAAAGGGCTTGCGATCATTCCCCGTCACTCTCCCTCTCCACTAAAAAAACGTCATCGCCTTGTGACACACTGCCCGTCGTGACAACTGAAGCATAAACACCGAAGTGATTGTTGTGACGCTTGACGCATGCCTTCAATACAGCAGGAGTCATCGCCAACGTTTCTGGGTCGATATTGACATATACACAGCGCTCGCAGTGCTTGTTGACTTGCAAGGTCACATCATTGATTTTGATCTGTTTGCCCAGCCATTTGTCTTCCGCAAACGGCTCATCATCTTCCAGGACAACGACCAAATTCCCCCGAAAGCGTCGTGGATCTACCTGTTCTGCGCCAATCTGCCGCGCGATCTCTTTAAGAGATGCATCCGTGACCAACAGAATGTGGTCTTCCCAGTTCACGCCGCCTTCTTGCGGACTACTAATCATCGGTGTAATGGAGCGTTTCGCAGTCTCCGCGACATGGGCAAATAAAGCTTCATCCCACGTATGTACACTGCCATCTCGGGCTTCTATCCGAATTGGCGGATACGCTTCTTTTCCTGTCCCTTCGCTCATGCTGGCGTGATACCCGATAAGAGCGGGTACAACATCCGCACTCAGATACTTCCCTTGACGAGCATTATCCCTAAAATAATAGGCACGGTCTCCATACAAGCCAAATTCATCGATCGTACTTGATGATAGCTCTTCCCCCCGCATTCCTTTGACAGGATGACGGAAAATGGTCTGTAGTGTTCCTACTTTTTTCATTTGGTGCCCCTCCCCAACGCTTTCTCTATCCGGATATAAACGAATTGCGAACCCGCCCCCAAAACGTCAGTCGCTTGTAGCGAGCGAATTTCACTTTGTCAGGTCCCACTCGGCAACGAATGGAACACACATCTTTCCATACTGCCTGCTCGCGGTCCAAGCCGATCATAATCTCAGGATTCATGACAATCAGCTCTATTTCATGGTGCTTCGGCAATACAAGTGAGCTGTTGATCGTCCGATACGCTTGGTTATTGATCGAAGCGATCTCGGACAACTGAATCGCCTCAATGGACGGATGAACAATCGCTCCATCCACCGCCTTGTTGTAGGCTGTACTTCCTGACGGTGATGAAACGATCAAGCCGTCACCGCGAAACGTCTCCAGCTCTTCGCCATTTATATAGACGCATGACACCAAGGTAGACAAATTCGCGTTACGCAAAACCATTTCATTCAACGCCCACTTTTCGTACTGCTTTCCATCTCTTGTACTGATCCTGCATTGAACCGTCGGGTATTCAGCGATCAGAGGCTCATCGTTCATCAAACGCTCAACGAATTCGTCCAGCTCCTCGGGTCGCCAGTCCGCATAGAAGCCGAGATGGCCCGTATGAATCCCCACATAGGACGGCTCGATCCCGTATTGATGTACGGCCTCCAAAAGTGTCCCATCTCCCCCGATGGACAACACCATATCCGGTTGTTCAGCCGGTCCCTTGACGAAGGTAAACGGGCTATTGGCTGCTTGCAGCTTTTCTTTCAAGGCTTGTTCCACTTCTCGTGTATAATCATCATTTCGCAGTACAGTCGCAATCTTCATGCTGGTCTGCCCTCACTTTTATCCTTACAAGCGGTCTTGCACGCTCTATTGTTTGTCTTCACTATACCATAGGAAAAATCGACTTGCATAAAATCCCACTTGTCACCAGCGGTCACTATGAAAGGACTGCTTGCGAAATTGAGATAAACGCCTCTCTGTAGCTGGTGATATTTCCTGAGGAAGCTCATCCCAAGCAAAAAAGCGCATTTCCGCTACTTCTTTGTCATCCTTATGCAAATCTTGGTCAGGTGTGAGGTCGACATGATACAAGGCAATGTGGTCTCGTTTCCCTTCCCGCTCACTGTAAAAAAGATGGCAGAGGGTAAGTCCGTCCGCTCGTATTCCACACTCCTCCCACAACTCCCTGCGAGCAGCATCCCCAAACGACTCTCCTCGCTCCACTCCTCCTCCCGGCAAATACCAGCCATGGACATACGTATGCCGAATTAACAAGACTCCCTTTTCTTCATTCGTAACAATGACACGCACACCCAAGGTGAGAGGCTTGCGGATTTTCCAATACCATTTCGCCACTGCATGGTACCAAGCCATATTTCCACCTCACTTTTTCCATGTGCTACCATTCTTTGGCCACCTATATTTTCCCTGCCATGAATAAGAAAAAAACAGGCCTATCTACGGCCTGTCTCACGCGAGGCGATTCTCCAGCTCTTTTACAATTGCCTCTGCTTTTCGAATCCATCTCGAATCAATCTGCGCGTCCTTGTCTACCGGCTCTTGAAA
The window above is part of the Brevibacillus antibioticus genome. Proteins encoded here:
- a CDS encoding NAD kinase encodes the protein MKIATVLRNDDYTREVEQALKEKLQAANSPFTFVKGPAEQPDMVLSIGGDGTLLEAVHQYGIEPSYVGIHTGHLGFYADWRPEELDEFVERLMNDEPLIAEYPTVQCRISTRDGKQYEKWALNEMVLRNANLSTLVSCVYINGEELETFRGDGLIVSSPSGSTAYNKAVDGAIVHPSIEAIQLSEIASINNQAYRTINSSLVLPKHHEIELIVMNPEIMIGLDREQAVWKDVCSIRCRVGPDKVKFARYKRLTFWGRVRNSFISG
- a CDS encoding MerR family transcriptional regulator, with amino-acid sequence MYTISRFSQLCKMSPRMLRHYDKEELLKPLHVDETNGYRYYEKSQLETALLINKLKEYRFSLPEIKTILQTSDRKFFIEFIHSKINELSNEVNRYRQIIAEMQEMIEKKEDIIRGKRRMYDILLGMRNEVSIISQSLQIHIADMDKYIDSLYEKAEENHIQLLGAPSVLFLDEEFNPENSNIELMIPIIHEDGCDTSIEWQIKQLPEQFVATTLHFGSYDDIGYAHMALEEWADNNGYRLDGLPYETYLKGTECDCPMEEYVTQISVPIMKKARQ
- a CDS encoding NUDIX domain-containing protein, whose amino-acid sequence is MAWYHAVAKWYWKIRKPLTLGVRVIVTNEEKGVLLIRHTYVHGWYLPGGGVERGESFGDAARRELWEECGIRADGLTLCHLFYSEREGKRDHIALYHVDLTPDQDLHKDDKEVAEMRFFAWDELPQEISPATERRLSQFRKQSFHSDRW
- a CDS encoding YbaK/EbsC family protein; this translates as MIASPLEKVRSYVQRYDSSIEPILFEQPLPTSEVAAQALGVEIGQIAKSILFRVDEQFALFVAAGDVRVHPKQVKAAFGQGKPKMATPEEVEKMTGFRVGAVCPFALQEEVPVYVDRSLKRFSVVYTAAGIAESLLPVTYEALLEMTGAKEINAASPEGDVS
- a CDS encoding MOSC domain-containing protein; amino-acid sequence: MKKVGTLQTIFRHPVKGMRGEELSSSTIDEFGLYGDRAYYFRDNARQGKYLSADVVPALIGYHASMSEGTGKEAYPPIRIEARDGSVHTWDEALFAHVAETAKRSITPMISSPQEGGVNWEDHILLVTDASLKEIARQIGAEQVDPRRFRGNLVVVLEDDEPFAEDKWLGKQIKINDVTLQVNKHCERCVYVNIDPETLAMTPAVLKACVKRHNNHFGVYASVVTTGSVSQGDDVFLVERESDGE
- a CDS encoding agmatine deiminase family protein, producing MKKIMVLCSGVVLTAGILMGCMPSKAEESQNMKKQYVGKYTMPDEKSKHEGTWLVWPHNFTYGKGYQEEVESIWIEMTAALSEGENVHIVAYDKYEKDYIYDLLYDEGIHMDKIDFYIAPTDDVWSRDTAPIFVYDKDKNLKMMDWGFNGWGKKTPYNKDALLSSKLSKQSGIERIDLNALVLEGGAFELDGNGTFLSTRSAVTNKNRNPKFSEADVEKYMKENLGATNFIWLDGVPGLDITDFHIDGFAKFYDQSTIITMKEEDLEEWGVPNKDIQTLLKAKNALGKPYKYVNLPISKHNVILENGKDLGYKGSYVNFYIGNTVVLVPNYHDPNDKIANEIIQKLYPDRKVIGIDVRELYKHGGMIHCVTQQQPVEMQ
- a CDS encoding MDR family MFS transporter, whose amino-acid sequence is MQWLSWDLNLKTRLIGETLFNLLFWMYFPFLTLHFSDTFGKNVAGLLMTVPPIMSMVGNLFGGYLADRFGRRYVMLSGAFLQAGMFVLFAFSLSSWIDYLAFIGIGLGKAVYSPASSAMVADLTSEKDRRRIFATFVTAMNIGAVLGPALGAIFFFQYRSGLLWTCALVTLLYSIAIWSNVRETLPQSVKSSVASIHFPSVIKEQWQSYTVILRDKAFAIYIFAGMLITIAIVQLDLFLAVYVKEFVPAQTLLSWNVWSLSLSNTEIFGWMLGISGLLFVLCALPVTKWFESWSDRNVFLLSSLLFGMGMFLVGFTTNAWLLFGCVVVFTVGEVMRTPVEQSFVSKYAPEHARGQYMGAANLQYSLGRFLAPVTVILSEWIMPIGVFTFILLCSLLSAVLYMKLFQIVQKRESVHYG